In Aspergillus nidulans FGSC A4 chromosome IV, a single window of DNA contains:
- the akuA gene encoding protein nkuA (transcript_id=CADANIAT00000890), translated as MLQPRPSADPKRQSYESPATAALKCAYHLMQQRIISNPRDMIGVLLYGTKQSKFYDEDENSRGDLTYPNCYLFTDLNIPSAHEVLELRSLVQDEENAKKILEPSNEPVSMANLLFCVNQIFTLKAPNFLSRRLFIVTDNDNPHGDNKSFRSAATVRAKDLYDLGVTIELFPISQIEHEFDTSKFYDDIIYKASPNDPDAPAYLKPDAKMNDAQDGISLLNGLLSSINSRSVPRRAQFSNMSLELGPNFKISVSGYILFKRQESARSCYVWLGGEKPQIAKGVTTQIADDSARTIEKWEIKKAYKFGGDQVCFTPEEQKSLKDFGEPVIRIIGFKPLSTLPFWANIKHPLFIYPTEEDYVGSTRVFSALYQKLLRDQKVALVWYIARKAASPVLGAMMAGEEKVDENGIQKIPPGMWIIPLPFADDVRQNPETALQVAPEPLIDQMRTVIQQLQLPKGVYDPQKYPNPSLQWHYRILQALALDEDVPEKPDDKTIPKYRQIDKRAGGYVLDWADELEKQYAKITADQPKSTTLAKRPAKADNPDKAAPPAKKVKAEAGSGNIQDEVQKHFEQHTLSKLTVATLRDFLASQGRATAGKKAELLERVEELLETKF; from the exons ATGCTTCAGCCCCGTCCGTCTGCAGACCCCAAAAGACAGAGTTATGAGTCGCCCGCCACGGCTGCGTTGAAGTGCGCATACCATCTTATGCAGCAGAGGATTATCTCCAACCCCCGGGACATGATAGGAGTACTGCTATATGGAACAAAACAATCTAAATTCtatgacgaggacgagaatAGTCGCGGTGACTTAACATACCCTAATTGTTACCTCTTCACGGATCTTAATATCCCCTCAGCGCACGAGGTTCTGGAACTTCGGTCGCTGGTtcaggatgaagaaaatgcGAAGAAAATACTCGAACCGTCAAATGAGCCTGTTTCTATGGCCAATCTACTGTTCTGTGTCAATCAGATATTCACCTTAAAAGCGCCCAACTTCTTATCGCGACGACTGTTCATAGTTACTGATAACGACAACCCTCACGGAGACAACAAATCTTTCCGTTCTGCGGCAACTGTGAGAGCGAAAGATTTGTACGATCTTGGCGTTACAATTGAGCTGTTTCCAATCTCTCAGATAGAGCATGAATTTGACACCTCCAAATTCTATGAC GATATTATATACAAAGCCTCGCCCAACGACCCTGACGCCCCTGCCTATCTAAAACCTGATGCGAAGATGAATGATGCCCAAGATGGTATCTCATTACTCAACGGTCTCCTGTCAAGCATCAACTCTAGATCTGTGCCGCGCCGTGCGCAGTTCTCAAACATGTCCCTCGAGCTCGGACCAAACTTCAAAATCTCAGTATCGGGTTATATTCTCTTCAAACGTCAAGAGTCGGCGAGAAGTTGTTATGTGTGGCTCGGCGGAGAAAAACCACAGATTGCAAAGGGGGTTACTACACAGATTGCGGATGATTCGGCTAGGACAATTGAGAAATGGGAGATTAAAAAGGCATACAAATTCGGCGGGGACCAGGTTTGCTTCACccctgaagaacaaaagtCATTGAAAGACTTTGGCGAACCGGTAATCCGAATTATTGGCTTCAAGCCCTTGTCTACCCTTCCTTTCTGGGCCAACATCAAACACCCGTTATTTATTTACCCAACAGAGGAAGACTATGTGGGTTCCACACGAGTATTCTCGGCTTTGTATCAGAAGCTCTTGAGAGATCAGAAAGTTGCGCTTGTCTGGTACATTGCACGCAAAGCTGCTAGTCCAGTTCTTGGTGCAATGATGGCTGGtgaggagaaggttgacGAGAATGGCATTCAGAAAATACCCCCGGGCATGTGGATTATACCGCTCCCCTTTGCGGATGATGTTCGACAGAACCCTGAAACCGCCCTTCAGGTTGCGCCAGAGCCACTTATCGATCAGATGCGAACAGTCATCCAGCAGTTGCAACTTCCAAAGGGCGTCTATGACCCTCAGAAATATCCGAATCCAT CACTTCAATGGCATTACCGCATCCTACaagcgctggcgctggacgAAGATGTCCCTGAGAAGCCCGATGATAAAACAATACCTAAATATCGACAAATCGACAAG CGCGCTGGCGGCTACGTCTTGGACTGGGCTGATGAATTAGAAAAGCAATACGCGAAGATAACCGCCGATCAACCCAAGAGTACCACGCTTGCGAAACGACCTGCAAAAGCAGATAACCCAGATAAAGCCGCTccgccggcgaagaaagtcaaggctgaagctgggtcTGGCAACATACAGGATGAAGTCCAGAAACATTTTGAGCAGCACACATTGTCCAAGCTCACTGTGGCTACCCTCAGAGATTTCCTTGCATCTCAGGGCCGTGCCACTGCGGGTAAAAAGGCAGAGCTGCTGGAGCGGGTGGAGGAGTTACTTGAGACGAAGTTCTAG
- a CDS encoding U2-type spliceosomal complex subunit CWC24 (transcript_id=CADANIAT00000892) produces the protein MADTAPQVSFKKRSVKKTNFRKKPESPPPDADSDSSFTSSDDEEGHRIKRRRKNAAVSASSTSNTRRTTTSDEPATAGAAVPLTASNDATKHSNWYDDELNEKNLLGTTRARPAATGADAPDGTYKGAANYQSFIQKNPNAPAKTFGPIKAPTNVRTVTFMDYAPDVCKDYKLTGYCGFGDSCKFSHMREDYKQGWELDRDWEVSTKGKNLGGKVVSQRGGQAGEDEDDEEEQLENIPFACIICKKPYQNPIVTKCGHYFCESCALQRYRKNPSCAACGAGTGGVFNVAKKLNGLLEKKRERARQRREQAIANGEEVSSEEDEDEDEEQNSS, from the coding sequence ATGGCAGATACAGCACCTCAAGTCTCTTTCAAGAAGCGTTCGGTCAAGAAGACCAATTTCCGCAAGAAGCCAGAATCGCCGCCGCCTGATGCGGACTCTGACTCCAGTTTCACCTCCtccgatgacgaagaaggccATAGGATCAAGAGACGGCGCAAGAATGCAGCAGTGTCTGCGTCTTCAACATCAAATACGCGACGCACAACAACCTCCGATGAACCAGCTACGGCTGGCGCTGCCGTTCCTTTAACGGCCTCCAATGACGCCACCAAACATTCTAACTGGTACGATGACGAGTTGAACGAGAAGAACCTCTTAGGTACCACACGAGCTCGGCCAGCGGCTACAGGGGCAGATGCGCCCGACGGTACATACAAGGGCGCGGCGAACTACCAATCGTTTATTCAGAAAAATCCCAACGCTCCTGCTAAGACGTTCGGTCCGATTAAAGCGCCCACCAATGTGCGAACAGTAACATTCATGGATTATGCGCCCGATGTTTGCAAGGACTATAAACTCACCGGATACTGCGGTTTTGGAGATTCTTGCAAGTTCAGTCATATGCGTGAAGATTACAAACAAGGCTGGGAGTTGGATCGGGACTGGGAAGTCAGCACAAAGGGCAAGAATCTGGGCGGTAAAGTGGTATCCCAGAGAGGGGGTCAAgctggcgaggatgaagacgatgaagaggaacaaCTCGAGAACATTCCTTTTGCCTGCATCATCTGCAAGAAACCGTACCAGAATCCCATTGTCACCAAATGCGGACACTATTTCTGCGAGTCCTGTGCTCTGCAGCGGTATCGCAAGAACCCGTCGTGTGCCGCCTGCGGAGCCGGGACCGGTGGAGTTTTCAACGTTGCGAAGAAGCTTAACGGCCTTcttgagaagaaaagggagcGTGCACGACAACGCCGGGAGCAGGCCATTGCAaatggcgaggaagtcagcagcgaagaagacgaagacgaagacgaagagcaaaaCAGCTCTTGA
- a CDS encoding uncharacterized protein (transcript_id=CADANIAT00000893) encodes MEVDISPQGGARPATPRLGENSDPPSGPTTPTPLPRNSLKRRALFSPQKTPNAAPAAIPHMPQALLICDQVSMVADDQLILLNDWKLAMTSLAKALDLTVSSLQGCPRDLAQGLAARFVTLAKQDSPQRIPQMPAVAPPQPPRQMEQPNQPPTPEASKGPPGRRTSQHTTWASLTAPRAGQGNWQTITPKQHMQAKQTTQQKLKQLNKTDHHIFLRLPASSSLRAIGPHGIRVTLAGKVPDVITQVQGKAFLLSEKAASLAGDGYFEILTEYYQPFQKSYNTPCNSLACPAYQGLPAPSKGLCNARDATASMIQGPAALVTDTFPADPQNRIITAVYSVSTTAAHMQQTSQNAQPDPISRRILLPASQRML; translated from the exons atggaggtggatatctccccccAAGGCGGAGCCCGCCCGGCGACTCCGcgcctgggtgaaaactctgaccccccctcaggacctaccaccccgactcccctaccccggaactccctgaagagaagggccttattctcaccgcagaagactcccaatgcAGCTCCTGCCGCTATACCTCATATGCCGCAAGCCCTATTAATCTGTGatcaggtcagcatggtagcagatgaccagctaatcctcctcaatgactggaaactagcaatgacctctctggCTAAAGCTCTAGACCTAACCGTCTCCTCTCTACAAGGCTgtccaagagacctggcacAGggacttgcagccagatttgtcACCCTCGCAAAGCAAGACTCCCCGCAGCGGATTCCTCAGATGCCTGCGGTTGCACCCCCACAACCACCTAGgcagatggaacagccaaatcaacctcccactcctgaagcatcCAAAGGACCCCCGGGTAGGCGAACCTCGCAGCatacaacctgggcatccctaacagctccaagagctggccaggggaactggcaaactattacCCCTAAACAGCATATGCAAGCTAAACAAACCACACAacaaaagctgaagcagttaaacaagactgaccaccacatcttcctccgcctcccggcctcctccagcctccgggCTATcggaccacatggcatccgggtcacccttgctgggaaggttccggACGTGATCACACAGGTGCAA ggAAAGGCTTTCCTACTGTCAGAGAAGGcagcaagcctagctggggatgggtacTTTGAAATTCTAACAGAGTACTATCAG cctttccaaaaaagctaCAATaccccctgcaactctttggcttgtccggcctatcaaggcctacctgccccaagcaaaggcctttgcaatgcacGTGATGCTACTGCTTCCATgatacaagggcctgctgCTCTAGTGACTGATACATTTCCTGCAGATCCTCAAAACAGGATCATAACTGCTGTGTACAGTGTATCAACTACTGCAGCCCACATGCAGCAGACTTCCcaaaatgcccagccagaccctATATCCAGAAGAATATTATTACCCGCCTCTCAAaggatgctctag
- a CDS encoding DUF3431 domain-containing protein (transcript_id=CADANIAT00000891) — MKSGYRIALCFLLLLLLPLYFLEAHLADLCNQYHAGAYLVDWLSNTNSQTQWTAYKGDIKDKVIVMARLEEESVDWVHEELPDWQRAIYTVNPSKTTQADDKRFKTPVNKGHESMAYLTYLIDYYDHLPSTIAFIHSHRSGFLTAWHVDAPLHDNVAALRSLRLDFVQRNGYVNLRCNLNPGCGETHGKHRNPHVTEAVWIEIFEGTSTPPVNSSEAIGRPSTPSGWGSNSIHVQTESRSLPIPTQVAAACCAQFAVSRDQVLQRPREDYIKIRHRYTAQIKSSVTVRYTGNASLVHSTTVWFRHLPQELVSSIAYNTAAPYPMLLDV, encoded by the exons ATGAAGAGCGGTTATCGCATTGCgctctgcttcttgctgctgctcctcttACCTTTATACTTCCTAGAAGCCCATCTTGCGGATCTCTGCAACCAATACCACGCAGGTGCCTACCTGGTCGACTGGCTCAGCAACACTAACTCTCAGACCCAATGGACCGCCTACAAAGGAGATATCAAAGACAAGGTCATTGTCATGGCCAGACTCGAAGAAGAATCAGTGGATTGGGTCCATGAGGAACTCCCAGA CTGGCAACGAGCAATATACACAGTTAATCCTTCAAAGACTACTCAAGCCGATGACAAGCGTTTCAAGACACCAGTCAACAAAGGCCACGAGTCTATGGCCTACCTTACCTACCTAATAGACTACTACGACCACCTCCCGTCCACAATCGCCTTCATTCATTCCCACCGCTCTGGCTTCCTGACAGCCTGGCACGTTGATGCACCATTACACGACAACGTCGCCGCTCTTCGGTCTTTACGGCTCGACTTTGTCCAGCGCAACGGCTACGTCAACCTCCGCTGCAATCTCAACCCAGGCTGCGGCGAAACACATGGGAAACACCGTAATCCACACGTCACGGAAGCTGTCTGGATAGAGATCTTTGAGGGAACTAGCACTCCACCTGTAAATTCAAGCGAAGCGATCGGCCGCCCCAGCACACCCAGCGGATGGGGAAGCAATTCTATACATGTGCAAACGGAATCGAGATCCCTTCCAATACCAACCCAGGTCGCCGCAGCATGTTGCGCGCAGTTCGCCGTCTCACGGGATCAAGTCCTTCAGCGTCCTCGCGAAGACTATATCAAGATTCGACA TCGGTATA CTGCCCAGATCAAGAGCTCTGTTACTGTCAGGTATACGGGCAATGCTAGTTTGGTTCATTCTACAACCGTGTGGTTTCGGCATCTTCCCCAGGAGCTGGTCTCGTCTATTGCGTACAATACCGCCGCACCTTACCCTATGCTATTGGACGTATAA